The genomic segment tttctaaatgatttAAAGATTGTCCATTAAGAAACAATCATTAGTCTAAAATCTAGTACTACTATAACTGGTTTGTAActtcacattttgttttctgcatAATTTAAGATACTAGTGCatttatgaagaattattagCTTATGCTTTGGGGCATAAAATGTGTAAAGATGTAATTTTGATACCAACAATTGAAAGGGATGGAGACTGAGCTGTTAAAGGATAAGGGTTTGTGTATGCTGTTGAAGTTAAACTGGCATAAATTCAAATTAATGTATTACAGCTTCAAGATGTTAAGTGTAATCACCATAGTACACACAAAGATAACAGCAATATGATATAttcaaaaggaaattataaagtaATTTCAAGATTCCAttataaaaaaatcaactaaacacaGAAGAAGGCAATGATGCaggaaatgaaggacaaaaatgcTGTAAAGCATGTAGAATAAATACCAAATGACAGAAGTAAGTCCCTCATAGGAATaactttcaaagaaaatatatttaaatgaactcttcaatcaaaagacagattggcagaatggataaaatgtgaTCTAACTATATGCTgtgtacaagagactcattttataTCCAAAGGCAAAAGTAGgctattaataaattattttaataattattgcaaaagaaaacacagtaaCTGTGATTTTAGtgagatttgaaaaagaacaagtgtCTTACATAGGAAATGGTAGCTGGAGGGGTAAATTCTACAATATGCAAAGAAATGCAGGGTACTGAACAGAAATCAGTTCaaacaattaaacaaaaattagTGGAAATATCTACAAGTAATTCCAAAGATTAAGTCTGTATCGTCTATACACTcaaaaatttacttatgtcagtgtttatcagaaaaatacaaataaaagtgaaatatcatgcaacagaagaaaaatcttaGGAGGCATGATATATAATATGCAATACATTAGTCTTTTCCACTCTTTAtgggaatattcatatttaatattttccacaGTGCTTTGGCAATACcccattaaaaaatcaatatgcaTACAAATTTCAGCTGAGTGATATAATGATTCAGAATTTGCCtatataaataaaagcagaaagtaTGTGCAACAGCAGTTAATGTAGCAATATTTAATGGtataaatcacaatataaattgaatTCCTGCCAACAAAAATTGATTCTATATATAGACACTGAATCCTgcacaaaaattagctcaaaatggattatagactttaaaataaaatgcaaaactaaaaaaCACCTAAAAGATAATATGGGAGAAAATGTAGATGACCTTGGGttgggcaatgatttttttttttttttttgagagggcatctctcatatttattgatcaaatggttgttaacaacaataaaattctgtataggggggtcaaggctcaaagcacaatcattaatccatctcaagcctaattctcatcagcctccaatcttctgaagcataacgaacaagttcttacgtggtgaacgaattcttacatagtgagtaagttcttacatggtgaacagtacaagggcattcatcacagaaacttttggttttgatcacgcattatgaattataaacaatcaggtcaaatatgaatattcgtttgatttttatacttgatttatatgtggatcccacatttctccctttattattattattttttttattattttattttttattttttttttgttttttatatttatttcatatgaaacaaaaatcacatgaaaaataaaaatcagtacagGTAGTGAAAGCCATGCAGGGAACCAATCTAGACCCCTCCCCAGACTTaacagctaattttttttttttttttttgagagggcatctctcatatttattgatcaaatggttgttaacaacaataaaattcagtataggggggtcaacgctcaatgtacaatcattaatccatctcaagtctaattctcgtcagtctccaatcttctgaagcataacaaacaagttcttacatggtgaacgaattcttgcacagtgaataaattcttacatggtgaacagtacaagggcattcatcacagaaactttcggttttgatcatgcaatatgacctataaacaatcaggtcaaatatgaatatttatttgatttttgtacttgatttatatgttgatcccacatttctcctattattattattatttttatttttaataaaatgctgaagtggtagatagatgcaagataaaggtagaaaacatagttcagtgctgtaagagggcaaatgtagatgatcagatgatcaggtgtgtgcctatggactaagtattaatccaggctagacaagggcagcaaaacatccacggatgcataagatttctctcaaaacaggggggggggtgtgaggttgtaagcctcacctctgttgatccccaatttctcacctgatggcccccctgtgactgtgcctgtcttaggttgttcttcccttgaggaatcttacccatctctggctatccagtcatcttccagggccgtacagggaaatgtaaagttggtaagtgagagagaagccatattgtttgcaaaggttagctttttacttctttgcagatttatgccctgtggcttctatgcccagcacttgtctcgaggtatctttaccacctggaggaattatgatactcggtaaattcgatatgaggcatgaattctatttaagggttgtaattaggaaggaagaagaaaagctatagatgtagcatatgaaggaaacatgggaggattgattatttctttgacatatcttcttgtatagtaccttaagtatgtataggttttaaactactaactaatttgggcaatgattttttgatgcaacaccaaaggcacaatacatgaaagaaataattgataaatagaactccattaaaattaaaaacttttgcaaaGGACACtgtctggaagaaaatatttatgaagacatatctgataaaaaactgtcatacaaaatatattttaaaaactcttaataCTCAACATTAagaaagtgaacaatccaatttaaaagcGGTtaaggatctaaacagacaccttatcaaaaaagatatacagatcaCAAATagtgtatgaaaagatgttctacattaTCTGTTATCagagaattacaaattaaaataatgacatACTATCACACACCTATTATAATTGGGAAAATCCATGACACTGACAACACCAGATGCTGAGGAGaatatggagcaacaggaactctcatttattgcttgtagaaatgtaaaatactaTAATCAATTTGGATGACAGTTAAACTAAACATGCTCTGACCATATGCTCCAGCCATTATacttcttggtatttatccaaaggagttgaaaacttatgtataCATGAAAATCTGCACACagatgttcatagcagttttattcatagttgccaaaacttgaaagcaaccaagatgtccttcactAGGAGAATGAATatataaactgtggtacattcagaTAATAGAATAttagcactaaaaataaatgagctgtcaagccatgGGATAACACAGGGGAGCCTTAAATTcaaattattaaatgaaagaagccaatctgaaaataCATCCTATATAATGCCAactctatgacattctggaaaaggaaaattatgGAGACagcaaaaagatcagtggtttccagggctggagaaagggaaagatgaataggtggagcacagatgACTTTTACTGCAatgaaattattctgtatgataccataAGGGTAAATACATGTCATGGTGAATTtatcaaaacccacagaatataAAATACCAATGGTTAACTCTAATAGAAACTCTGGACCATGGATGATAGTGATGTACCAGTGTCATTAAGTGCTGTAAGAAATGAACCACCTTCATGTGGGATGTTGACAGTAGCggatacttatatatatatggacTCAGAAAATATGTGGGGATTCTCTGTAGCTTCCTCTCAGTTTTACTATGAACTTgaaacttttctaaaaaataaactttacttAAGTAAAAAGATGATCATAGACAGACAGATGATAATTTCACAGATAATAGATgataattgaaaatttttaaaaataaactaaatgctTAACAACAGAGAATGAGTTGAGTAAGGTCTAATACATCTAcagcataaaatattttgtagaaatCAAAAGGTTAGATATTGATATTAGCATTATGCTTAACACTTATTCATAGTCATAAAATTAAGTGTAAGTGTATAATACATAATATCATTTTCAACATATATTCCATTATCAGCTATTTTTAATATGATCTGCATTCTTTTGATCCTACATTTCTTTCAACTACAAATAAAAGAATGGCAAAAGATACAAAAAGTTAGACAATTTGGTCACATTGGTTAACTTCAGAGAGACGTTTGAGAATATAATGTAAAGgcaggagaaaatgaaagttatataaataaaagcaaagtaaacTGTAAAAAAGTATAGACTGTCCACATTGGTGAAAATTACATAATTCAGATATACTCCAAACCATGAAGCTCCATGAAAGGAAGACTAACAAAATGTCCATGGTGTTTTTGTTAGTATACTGGATTtacactttaaaacatttttcttcctttaacctTTTGGTGctattcaaatttttaattattccaatcacagagtaagaaaaaatatatagtcaTTGTCACTGGGTAAACTGAGATGATCTATATCATATAAAGCCAATTTAATACTGGATGCTGCATTTCTCCTCAAAATTAACCCCCAGTTCTTAAAGAGTTATGTTGATGAAGAATATCCTAGTTGGATAGGAAAACTGTATGCAGATTTTCAGTATATCATTATACATTTTCTTACCactgtagttttctatttctattccttttcattggtttcatatttttttccaaactaaAAATTTCTAAATACATGTTATTCTTGAAGCAAAACAGCTTCTAAATTTTACCTGTGAGACATCTGAACATATAAAACCTCTACATTAGTTATACAAAATTAAGACTATAAGAtaaattgaaatgaaacaaaaaagaatacatgATGACCTAAATCTCAATTATAGTCctagtttctttaaaatgaaagaaaattttaaaaattcagatataaTCTTTGTTCTTGAGTATTCTACTTTCAACTCCTGGATCATTAACtgctacaaagagaaaaaaatgttacctCTCTATAATCTTGCACTGATACCTGTGAATAAGTAACTCcaatatgtgtgtgtctgtgataaGAAATGATAGAATAAGTGAACAGGTGTTATTAAAGAAGGTACACTAAGTAACTTATGTATGTTGAACTTGATTGTAGGTGCTGGGCAGACACAATTAAGCATGACCACATATTGAAAATATCAATGTCTTTCACAAAACAGTGTAAAATTGCCAGGACCTATTCTACTCCATATATTAAccatacaattttttaaagtaaatacaaCCCAGTGTTCACCTGGAAAGTTTCTGTCTTCTTGGTAATGTTGATTTACTTGAATATAACAAAGTCGTGGTTCCATGATATCATCTGTCTTGTTGGTTAATTAAAATACCCTACAAAATCAGACATACGTATTTGTGAAGACTTTAAGAAACTTCCCCCAGATATTTTCGGTTTTGACACCATAGATGATAGGATTCATCATAGGAGGGATAAGAAGATAAACATTAGCTATAAAGATGTGGATGTGTAGAGCTATGTTATGACCAAATCTGTGGGTgataaaggagaaaaaggcaggtatGTACAACACTAACATGACCCAAACATGGGAGCCACATGTGCTCAAGGTCTTGAGTTTAGCCTTCTTTGATGGGAGATGAAATACAGCATGAAGAATGAGAATATAAGAGCAGATTATCAATATGAAGTCCAACCCACCAGTAAGGAAGGCAAGAATTAAGCCATAGAATCTATGGATCTTGGTATTGGCACATGCCAGTTTGATCAGGGCCATAAATTCACAGTAGGTGTGGGCAATGACATTGGTCTTACAGTAGGGAAGTCTCATCAGTAAGAAAGGATGAGGAAACAGCAGGATAATTCCACGTAGGACAATGGCCAAACTCAAAGCCATAATCACTCCATGTGTGAGGATCGTGGAGTGCCTCAGAgggttgcagatggccacataccgGTCAAAGGCCATGGCCAACAGGAATCCTGACTCCATGGTGGACAGAGAGTGGATAAAGAATAGCTGGGTAAGGCAAGCTTTAAAGCTGATTTCTCTGTCATTGAACCAGAAGAGGCTCAGGATCTTAGGAAGGGCAGTGGTGCTAAGCATCAAGTCATTCACAGAGAGCATGCAGAGGAAGAGATACATGGGTTCATGAAGACTGGAGTCCATCTTGATAATGAATATAAGTACAAAATTCCCCATCAGGGCCAGTAGGTAGACCAGGAAAAAAGGGATGGAGATCCAGACATGAGCAGTTTCCAACCCTGGGATTCCAAGGAGGAGGAAAGTAGTTGGGTTCAAACTGGTTCTATTTTGAGCTAACATTTTCAGAGTCATTAAACTTGCTCTAACCTACATATTGTCAAAGTTCAATAGATTGAGCATAAAAATAGTCTCTGTTTGTACCGACAGTATGTGACACTTATTTGGCAACAATCAGTAGTAGGAAATTTTCCACTAGATTCTGGTATGATGAGAAGGAATGGGGAATTGGCCAGTAATATTTGTTTTAATCTCAAAA from the Manis javanica isolate MJ-LG chromosome 11, MJ_LKY, whole genome shotgun sequence genome contains:
- the LOC108383668 gene encoding olfactory receptor 52D1-like, which produces MLAQNRTSLNPTTFLLLGIPGLETAHVWISIPFFLVYLLALMGNFVLIFIIKMDSSLHEPMYLFLCMLSVNDLMLSTTALPKILSLFWFNDREISFKACLTQLFFIHSLSTMESGFLLAMAFDRYVAICNPLRHSTILTHGVIMALSLAIVLRGIILLFPHPFLLMRLPYCKTNVIAHTYCEFMALIKLACANTKIHRFYGLILAFLTGGLDFILIICSYILILHAVFHLPSKKAKLKTLSTCGSHVWVMLVLYIPAFFSFITHRFGHNIALHIHIFIANVYLLIPPMMNPIIYGVKTENIWGKFLKVFTNTYV